A region of Lycium barbarum isolate Lr01 chromosome 3, ASM1917538v2, whole genome shotgun sequence DNA encodes the following proteins:
- the LOC132633027 gene encoding stromal cell-derived factor 2-like protein, translating to MAISFFALAIFLFLSLDSDYTSTPVSAASEGVQITYGSAIKLMHERTKFRLHSHDVPYGSGSGQQSVTGFPGVDDANSYWMVRSTDSAKQGDAIKSGSIIRLQHMKTRRWLHSHLHASPISGNMEVSCFGDDNESDTGDYWRLEIEGSGKTWRQDQRIRLQHVDTGGYLHSHDKKYTRIAGGQQEVCGVREKRPDNVWLAAEGVYFPVTESK from the exons ATGGCTATTTCCTTTTTTGCCCTCGCTATCTTCCTTTTTCTCTCCCTTGACTCTGATTACACCTCAACACCTGTCTCTGCTGCATCTGAAGGCGTCCAG ATTACATATGGATCCGCGATTAAGTTGATGCATGAGAGGACAAAGTTTCGTTTGCATTCCCATGATGTGCCATATGGTTCTGGCAGTGGGCAGCAATCGGTCACTGGATTTCCTGGCGTAGATGATGCTAACAGCTACTGG ATGGTTAGGAGTACTGACTCAGCCAAGCAAGGTGATGCTATTAAGAGTGGAAGCATCATCAGGCTGCAACATATGAAGACCAGAAGATGGCTGCATAGCCATTTGCATGCATCTCCCATATCAGGGAATATGGAG GTGAGCTGCTTCGGTGATGACAATGAATCTGATACTGGGGACTATTGGAG ACTTGAAATTGAGGGCAGTGGAAAAACTTGGAGGCAAGACCAAAGAATCAGGCTTCAACATGTGGATACTGGAGGTTATCTCCACAGTCATGACAAGAAATACACCCGAATTGCTGGAGGTCAGCAAGAG GTTTGCGGTGTTAGAGAAAAACGTCCAGATAATGTTTGGTTGGCAGCAGAGGGTGTCTACTTCCCAGTTACTGAAAGCAAGTAA